The genomic DNA CCCGTATTCTGCTGCGGGGAAGAAATGAAAGAGCTTATGCCGGGAACAACAGACGCCGCAGTTGAAAAACACGTTCCGGTCTATGAAATCAAAGACGGCAAAGTGCTTGTAACAGTCGGAAGCATCGAACATCCCGCAACTGAAGAGCATCACATTGAATGGATATCAATCCAGACAAAACAGGGTAACCAGAGAAAAGAACTTGCCGCAGGACAGGCGCCGAAAGCGTGCTTTGCGCTCTGCGAAGGAGACGAAGTGCAGGCAGTCTTTGCCTACTGCAACCTCCACGGACTCTGGAAAGCGTAACAATTTAGTTCAAAATGTAATAACAAGATAGGGAACTGCATTGCAGTTCCCTTTCTTAATGCCGCACATAATAAATACACAAAACAAAAAACAGGAACCCTTGTAAGGGTTCCTGTTTAGTCAGACAAAATTTATTGGAGGTAGAATATTATTACAACCCATTGTTTGCAACTTGCTTTATTGCAGGCTGGCGACTATAATCATTATAGAATTGCGACGTTGCGTCGTAAATCTATAATAGGGAGTGGCGCCAATGATACTTAGACCCCGCTATTTAGAGCAGTTAAAGGACTATATGTGGGATGGACAAATTAAGGTTATTACCGGTATTCGCCGTTGCGGAAAATCTGTGCTTTTGTTTGAACTTTTTTACAATTATCTGCTTGATACCGGTGTACAACCGAAAAACATTATCCGGCTTGAGCTTGACAAGCGCAGGGATGCAAAATACAGAAATCCTGTACAGCTGGCAGGGTATATAGAAACTATACTGAACGGCAGTACGGAGAAGTATTATCTCTTCATTGATGAAATTCAGTTCTGCTATGAAGTGCCTGACGCAGACAATCCTGGGCACAGTATAACCGTCTATGACATGCTGAATGAGTTGAAAGGCTGGTCAAATCTCGACGTGTACGTAACAGGAAGCAATTCCAAAATGCTATCGCATGATATTGCGACAGAATTTCGCGGCAGGGCATCGCAAATACAAGTATGGCCGCTTTCGTTTTCGGAATATCACAACTATATCGGCGGAGACAGACGCGACAATTTTGACACGTATATGGTCTACGGAGGAATGCCGTACCTGTTTAACCTGAAAAATGAACGGCAGCGCGCAGATTATTTGAAAAGACTTTTCGCGGAAGTCTACATAAAAGATATTGTAGAGAGAAAACATATCCGGCACAGAGATTTGCTTGAAGATATTCTTAATTTGCTGAGTTCTTCAGTCGGTTCTCTCACCAATCCGGCAAATATTACAAACACCCTGAGAAGCATCCGCAAAACAGCGGTCAACGCTTCTACAGCAAGCGATTATCTGCGGTATATTCAGGAAGCTTTCCTTATTACGGAAGCCAAACGTTACGACATAAAAGGCAAGCGATATATGGATACTCCATGCAAATATTATTACACTGACCTCGGGCTCAGAAATGCTCGGCTGAATTTCAGACAAATTGATCCCGGGCATATCATGGAAAACATAATATTCAACGAGTTACTTGCACGCGGATATTCTGTAGATGTCGGAATAGTGACAGACAGAAGACACGGGCAAAACGCGCAGAAAGAAATAGATTTTATCGTCAACCGCGGCGACAAACGGGTATATATTCAATCTGCGTATGAGCTCAACTCGTCTGAAAAAGAAAACACAGAACTTGACTCACTCAAACTTACAAAAGATTTCTTCGGAAAAATTATCATACAGCGCGATTTGCCGCGTGCTTACACGGATGAGAACGGAATTCTGCACTGCAGCGTAACAGAATTTCTGTTGAACGAAGATATATGTAATCTATAACCGCCAT from Candidatus Equadaptatus faecalis includes the following:
- a CDS encoding ATP-binding protein, translated to MILRPRYLEQLKDYMWDGQIKVITGIRRCGKSVLLFELFYNYLLDTGVQPKNIIRLELDKRRDAKYRNPVQLAGYIETILNGSTEKYYLFIDEIQFCYEVPDADNPGHSITVYDMLNELKGWSNLDVYVTGSNSKMLSHDIATEFRGRASQIQVWPLSFSEYHNYIGGDRRDNFDTYMVYGGMPYLFNLKNERQRADYLKRLFAEVYIKDIVERKHIRHRDLLEDILNLLSSSVGSLTNPANITNTLRSIRKTAVNASTASDYLRYIQEAFLITEAKRYDIKGKRYMDTPCKYYYTDLGLRNARLNFRQIDPGHIMENIIFNELLARGYSVDVGIVTDRRHGQNAQKEIDFIVNRGDKRVYIQSAYELNSSEKENTELDSLKLTKDFFGKIIIQRDLPRAYTDENGILHCSVTEFLLNEDICNL
- a CDS encoding desulfoferrodoxin, translating into MEQRFYKCERCGQIIAIVKNTDIPVFCCGEEMKELMPGTTDAAVEKHVPVYEIKDGKVLVTVGSIEHPATEEHHIEWISIQTKQGNQRKELAAGQAPKACFALCEGDEVQAVFAYCNLHGLWKA